The genomic segment CCCACGTCCTACGTCCAGCGCGAAACGGGCAGTTCGGCGGCGTTCGCCGCAGAGGTCCGCGCCGGCTCGAACGGGGGACTGGCAGCCCTCGAACTCGCCTGCGACAGGCTGTCGGCCCGCCCCGGAGCGAACCTGGCCGTGGTGACCTGCGCCGACATCTGGGCACCTCCCCACTTCGACCGCTGGCGTGCCGACTCCGGCCTCGTCTTCGGCGACGGCGGAAGCGCGGTCGCCGTCTCGACACGCGGCGGATTCGCCCGGCTGCGGTCCCTGGTGACGACCCAGGACCCGGAACTGGAAGGCCTGCACCGGGGCGACGACGCCTTCGGAGACTTCCGCAACGACGCGGACCACCCCATCGACCTCTACCGGCGGGCCCAGGAGTTCCTGACGCGGATGCCCAAGGAAGAACTGTGGAAGCGGGGTTCCGCCGGGCTCCACGCCGCGGTGAGCCAGGCGACGCAGGAGGCCGGTGTCGACCTGGCCTCGGCGGACCACATCGTCCTGCCGCACTTCGGCGCCCACCTGCTGCAACGGCAGGTCCTCCGGCCCCTCGGACTGACCGACTTCACCCGCACCACCTGGGAGTTCGCCCGCCGCGTCGGCCATCTGGGCGCCGGCGACCAGCTCGCCGGCCTCAACCACCTCGCGGAGAGCGGTGCCCTGCGGGCGGGCGAGCACATCGTCCTCGTCGGCGTCGGCGGCGGCTTCAACTGGAGCTGCGCCGTGCTGGAAGTCGGGGAGACCCCCGGCTGGACGCAGCGGGAGAACCACCCCCACCCCACCACCGTGCCCACTGGCGAGGAGACCGGGACATGTCCGTAGGGATCATCCGCATCGGGGCCCACGTGCCTCCGCAGATCGTGGACAACGCGACAGTGGCCCGCTGGAGCGGCGCCAGCCCGGACTGGACCGACCAGCGCACGGGCATACGCGAGCGCCGCTACGCGGCGGACGGGGTCACCACCTCCGACCTGGCGACCGCCGCCGCCCTCGACGCCCTCGGCGCCGACCGGGAGGCGTGGCCGGACATCGACTGGATCGCGCTGGCGACCTCCACCGGGGACAAGCCGCAGCCCGCGACCGCGGCACTCACCCAGGACAAGCTGGGACTCCACGGCATCCCCGCCTTCGACGTCAACGCCGTGTGCTCCGGATTCCTGTTCGCCCTCGACATCGGCCGGGCTCTGGTGGACCGGCCCGGCGGCGAGTCCGGCGCGCTGGTGGTCGCCGCGGACATGTACTCCCGCATCATGAACCGGTCCGACCGCAAGACGGTCGCCCTGTTCGGGGACGGAGCCGGGGCTGCGGTCCTCGGGCCCGTCCCCGAGGGCTACGGCATCCACGCGGTGAAGCTGGTCACCGACGGGGACCGCAGCGATCTGGTGGGAGTCGCCGCCGGCGGCACCGCGAAGGCGCTCGACCCGCAGGCCTGGGAGGCCGGCGAGCACCTCTTCTCGATGGACGGGCGGGCCGTGCGCGACTACGTACTGGCCACCCTGCCCAAGCTCGTCACCGAAGTCCTCCAGGAGAGTTCCCTGGACCTCGGCGACATCGACCGGGTCATCTTCCACCAGGCCAACACGCGGCTGCTGGAGCAGTGCGTGCGGGACCTGGGGATCGACCCCGCACGCGCCCCGATGACCGCTCCCCGCTACGGGAACACCGGGGCGGCCTCCATCCCGATCACCCTCCACGACGCGCACGTGCGCTCACCCCTGCGGCGCGGTGAGCGGGTGCTGCTCGCGGGGGTCGGCGGGGGCATGACGGCGGGGGCCGCCGTCATGACCTGGTACTGAACACCGCGCGCCGGAACCAACCGCACCCGGACCTCAAGGAGACGAGATGAGACTCAAGGGCAAGACGGCGGTGATCACGGGCGGGACACGAGGTCTCGGACTGGCCATCGCACGCGAGTTCCTGGCGGAGGGAGCGAACGTCGTATGTGCGGCCCGTTCCCGGGGGGACGTCGAGAAACTGCTGGAAGAACACCCGGAACGCAGCCGGTTCCTGCTGGCCGACGTGAGCGACCCCGGGGCGATGCCCGACGTCATGCGGGCGGCGGACGCCGAGTTCGGGGGCATCGACACGGTCGTCGCGAACGCGGGGGTGAACCGGGACGGCAAGATCGAGTCGCTGGCGTACGAGGACTGGCGTGCCGTGATGGACACCAACCTCACCGGGGTCTTCCTCTCGGTGCAGGCCGCTGTCCCGTATCTCCGTAAGAGCGGCGGTTCGGTGATCACGGTGTCCTCGTGCATGGGCAGCCGGGTGGCGGTGGGCGCCGCCGGGTACGCGGCCTCCAAGGCGGCCGTCGAGATGTTCACCCGGGTCGCGGCGATCGAACTGGGTCGCGCCGGGGTGCGGGTCAACTCCCTGGCTCCCGGCTTCCTCGACGAGGGGATGGGCCGGGAACTCGTCAGCAACGAGCGTGCCTGGGAGGCGTACCGGAAGCGGTTCGCGCTGGGACGTGCCGGCGAGGTGGGCGAGGCCGCCCGTGCGGCGGTCTTCCTGGCGTCCGAGGACGCGAGCTACGTCAACGGCGAGATCCTCGGGGTCAACGGGGGGCTGCTGTGGGCGTGAGTACGCGTTCCGGGGCGGCTGCCGCCCTCCTCACGGTGGACGAGCACGTCGCCACGATCCGCCTGGACCGGGCGCCGGTCAACGCGCTGGACCGGGACGCGCAGCGCGCACTGCACCGGGCGGCGGCGCTGGCGGCCACCGACCCCGAGGTGCGCGCCGTGGTCCTGTACGGCGGTCCGGCCATCTTCAGTGCGGGCGCGGACATCAAGGAGATGTCCGGGATGACCCATGCCGACATGCACGAACACGCCTCGGCGCTCCAGTCCGCGTTCACCGCGGTCGCGGAGATCGGGAAACCGGTCGTCGCCGCGATCAACGGCGCGGCCCTGGGCGGGGGGTGCGAACTCGCGCTGACCGCGGACTTCCGTATCTGCGCCGAGGACTCCCGGCTGGGGCTGCCCGAGATCCTGCTCGGCGTCATACCGGGAGCGGGCGGGACACAGCGGCTGCCCCGGCTCGTCGGTCTCGCGGTGGCGAAGGACATGATCTTCTCGGGGCGTGCTCTGGCGGCTTCGGAGGCGCTGCGCGTGGGTCTGGTCGACGAGGTGGTCCCCGGGTCCGAGGTGCTGAAGGTGGCCACGGAGCGGGCCCGTTCCTACGCGCAGGGCCCGACGGCGGCGCTGGCGGCGGCGAAGTACGCCCTGGACAAGGGCAGTGCGCTCGGCCTGGACGAGGGGCTGGCCGTCGAACGGGAGCGGTTCGCGGCCTTGTTCGGGACGGAGGACCGGATGCTGGGGATGGGAAGTTTCGTCGCCCGGGGGCCGGGCAACGCACGGTTCCGCGGGCGGTGAGGTGACATCGGCCCCGCCGGCGGGCCGTCGCCGGGGCCGGCCGTCACGCCGACGGGCCGACGAGGAAGTGCAGGCCTCCCGGGGTGCGGTCCACGGCCATGCCCGAGCGGGACAGCACGGCCGACAGGGCTTCGGAGTAGGTGACGGCGGCCAGTGCGGCCAATTCGGCTCCCTGGTCGGTAAGGCGGCCGAAGACGCCGCGCCGGTCGTCGGGGCACAGGCAGCGCTCGCAGAGGGAACGGTCCTCCAGCCGGCCGGTCAGCCGGCTCACGGAGCTGTGCGTCAGCCCGACGGCCTCGGCGAGGTCCTGCATGCGCAGGCTGCGTTCCGGGGCCTGCGCCAGGGAGGCCAGGACGTGGAACTCGGAGACGCGCAGCCGGTGACGGCGGTCGAGCGCG from the Streptomyces sp. NBC_01335 genome contains:
- a CDS encoding ketoacyl-ACP synthase III family protein, which produces MRWNDIHVAGTGAWLPDDHVTAEQAVADGDYGADEAGRSEQLRLTVAPSEASTPGMAAAAARQALWRAGADPGQVDALYYSVLKHNGINVANPTSYVQRETGSSAAFAAEVRAGSNGGLAALELACDRLSARPGANLAVVTCADIWAPPHFDRWRADSGLVFGDGGSAVAVSTRGGFARLRSLVTTQDPELEGLHRGDDAFGDFRNDADHPIDLYRRAQEFLTRMPKEELWKRGSAGLHAAVSQATQEAGVDLASADHIVLPHFGAHLLQRQVLRPLGLTDFTRTTWEFARRVGHLGAGDQLAGLNHLAESGALRAGEHIVLVGVGGGFNWSCAVLEVGETPGWTQRENHPHPTTVPTGEETGTCP
- a CDS encoding 3-oxoacyl-ACP synthase III family protein, which encodes MSVGIIRIGAHVPPQIVDNATVARWSGASPDWTDQRTGIRERRYAADGVTTSDLATAAALDALGADREAWPDIDWIALATSTGDKPQPATAALTQDKLGLHGIPAFDVNAVCSGFLFALDIGRALVDRPGGESGALVVAADMYSRIMNRSDRKTVALFGDGAGAAVLGPVPEGYGIHAVKLVTDGDRSDLVGVAAGGTAKALDPQAWEAGEHLFSMDGRAVRDYVLATLPKLVTEVLQESSLDLGDIDRVIFHQANTRLLEQCVRDLGIDPARAPMTAPRYGNTGAASIPITLHDAHVRSPLRRGERVLLAGVGGGMTAGAAVMTWY
- a CDS encoding SDR family NAD(P)-dependent oxidoreductase — its product is MRLKGKTAVITGGTRGLGLAIAREFLAEGANVVCAARSRGDVEKLLEEHPERSRFLLADVSDPGAMPDVMRAADAEFGGIDTVVANAGVNRDGKIESLAYEDWRAVMDTNLTGVFLSVQAAVPYLRKSGGSVITVSSCMGSRVAVGAAGYAASKAAVEMFTRVAAIELGRAGVRVNSLAPGFLDEGMGRELVSNERAWEAYRKRFALGRAGEVGEAARAAVFLASEDASYVNGEILGVNGGLLWA
- a CDS encoding enoyl-CoA hydratase/isomerase family protein, which codes for MSTRSGAAAALLTVDEHVATIRLDRAPVNALDRDAQRALHRAAALAATDPEVRAVVLYGGPAIFSAGADIKEMSGMTHADMHEHASALQSAFTAVAEIGKPVVAAINGAALGGGCELALTADFRICAEDSRLGLPEILLGVIPGAGGTQRLPRLVGLAVAKDMIFSGRALAASEALRVGLVDEVVPGSEVLKVATERARSYAQGPTAALAAAKYALDKGSALGLDEGLAVERERFAALFGTEDRMLGMGSFVARGPGNARFRGR
- a CDS encoding MarR family winged helix-turn-helix transcriptional regulator, with the protein product MTHATGRTEEARETPPPWAPGTADWMAVHRAHARVTDAVERALDRRHRLRVSEFHVLASLAQAPERSLRMQDLAEAVGLTHSSVSRLTGRLEDRSLCERCLCPDDRRGVFGRLTDQGAELAALAAVTYSEALSAVLSRSGMAVDRTPGGLHFLVGPSA